AGGAACCCGAGTTTGACTCGTCAGCGAAGATCCGGTCCTTCTGGTGGCAGACGAAGCCGGCCGGAGACTCCTTTATTGAAATGGAAGGTGGAGGATCGGAATAAAGAGAGAAGCGGCGTTGTAGAAGACGATGATTACGAGGATGATAATCACCAGGTTGCGAGGTCAGAGACTACTCGCCGCAAGGATCGGAGGAAAATCGCACGGCCTGTCTCTGTTAGGAAACTCGCCGCTGGGCTATGGCGGTTGCAAGTTCCTGACGCGAGTTCCAGCGGCGGAGAAAGAAAGGGCAAAgaggggttagggtttcaggtacaataattttaatttttttggaatcttCCGGATTCTTGAGATCCAATAATTTTGGGGCATTTACTTTGAAATTGAATTGCTCTCATCTGCATTGTGAGAATAAAGTAGTTGTTATGGATGATCTCAATTTATTACCCAATTGGTCATTGCTTAATTTTGAAGTTCAAGTTTTGACCACTGCTCTATCAAATCcttatcttctttgtttgcatTATCTATCACAGCTCTAAATTTTGTTCATATGGAGAAAGAAATTTATGTTCATAAGCTTTCTGTTTTAAGCTATCTTGTTGTTTCCTTGCAGGGAAATGGTGGATACATGGGTGTTCCGTATCTTTATCACCATAGTGACAAACCCTCTGGTGGTCAGAGCAATAAGATAAGGCAGAACCCTAGTACTATTGCTACGACAAAAAATGGATTCTTGTGTAAGGTGTGTTGATCTTTTCAATCTTCGTAGTGTATATGATTTTAGCTAAACAAGTAGATGAGTGAAATACTTTTTGCAGTTTTTTTGGATATCGTGCACCCGTTGTCTATTTACTCTTCAAAGACTTAGAGCTCTTTTACCAGTTACCATAATCTGAATGCAGCttttttgtgttatgatttcttttcatttttaacccggtaaaaattatttttatgaatgAAGTTTATTGTTGAAGAGCACGGAAATTTTCTCGTAATATCCCCGGCTGCAGAAAGGAAAAACTTAAATGAGATTGAAATAATGAATCTGTGAGTTCAAGTTGGTTCTATGAGTCCTTTCGGTCAGTCTTACCTTTTTGGGTAATCGGTTTTATAAAAGCTGTAATTCTCAATATAACTCTTGACTGAGATATTCTTGTCCTAGTCCTTGAAGGTCCTTCTTGTTGTTGATCTTATGTTTtgtaatcaattttttatGGTTTCTTGACCTCAAGTCTtctattgctttcttgtcAGCTCGAACCTTCAATGCCATTTCCCCACTCAGCAATGGAGGGGGCGACAAAATGGGATCCTGTCTGCTTGGATACAATGGAGGAAGTACACCAAATATATAGCAACATGAAGCGTATTGATCAGCAAGTGAATGCTGTGTCATTGGTTTCTTCCCTTGAAGCAGAACTGGAGGAAGCACATGCTCGCATAGAAGATCTCGAGAGCGAGAAGCGATCTCATAAAAAGAAGCTCGAGCAGTTCTTGAGGAAAGTTAGCGAGGAGAGGGCTGCTTGGCGGAGCAGGGAGCATGAGAAGGTCCGAGCAATTATTGACGATATGAAAACTGATATGAACAGGGAGAAGAAAACCCGTCAGAGATTAGAAATCGTAAATCATAAACTAGTCAACGAGCTTGCAGATTCAAAGTTAGCCGTGAAGCGTTACATGCAGGACTACGAAAAGGAAAGGAAAGCAAGAGAATTGATTGAGGAAGTTTGCGACGAACTTGCAAAGGAAATAGGAGAAGATAAAGCTGAGATTGAAGCATTGAAGAGAGAATCCATGAGCCTCAGAGAAGAAGTGGACGATGAAAGAAGAATGCTACAGATGGCTGAGGTCTGGCGTGAGGAACGTGTCCAGATGAAGCTTATTGATGCCAAAGTAGCACTCGAGGAAAGGTACTCACAAATGAACAAGCTTGTAGGAGATTTGGAATCTTTCCTTAGGTCACGAGATATCGTGACAGATGTCAAAGAGGTGAGAGAAGCTGAGTTATTAAGAGAAACCGCAGCATCAGTTAATATCCAAGAAATCAAGGAATTTACGTATGTGCCTGCAAACCCGGATGATATCTACGCGGTGTTTGAAGAAATGAATCTCGGTGAAGCCCATGATAGAGAAATGGAGAAATCTGTCGCTTACAGTCCAATCAGCCACGATTCTAAAGTTCACACGGTAAGTCTAGATGCCAATATGATGAACAAGAAAGGGAGACACTCAGATGCTTATACTCACCAGAATGGAgacattgaagaagatgatagcGGTTGGGAAACAGTGAGCCACCTCGAAGAACAAGGATCGAGTTACTCACCAGATGGGAGCATTCCTTCTGTGAACAACAAGAATCACAATCACCGACACAGCAACGCCTCCAGTGGTGGTACAGAGTCCTTAGGCAAAGTTTGGGATGATACAATGACTCCAACCACAGAGATAAGTGAAGTGTGTTCCATTCCAAGACGGTCATCCAAAAAGGTTTCATCAATAGCAAAGCTTTGGAGATCAACAGGTGCAAGCAATGGAGATAGAGATAGCAACTACAAGGTAATATCAATGGAAGGTATGAATGGAGGAAGGGTTTCAAATGGGAGAAAGTCAAGCGCGGGAATGGTTTCACCAGACAGAGTCTCGAGCAAAGGCGGATTTAGCCCGATGATGGATTTGGTTGGACAATGGAACTCTTCACCGGAATCTGCAAATCATCCTCATGTAAACCGAGGAGGAATGAAAGGTTGCATAGAATGGCCTAGAGGTGCACAGAAGAGTAGTTTGAAGTCAAAACTCATTGAAGCACGAATCGAAAGCCAAAAGGTTCAGTTAAAGCATGTCCTTAAACAGAGGATTTAGGAGCCAAACCGTTTTTGGTCACAGCTGAACCAGATCTTAATACCCGGGACACTGCGTGCGGTTCTCTAATCTTTCACCGGTTTCAGATGCTGTATGATGTAATAATGTTCCGGGAAAGCAGTCGGGACCAGCAAGCAGCTTAGATCGGGGTTTAGATTTATGTCATTGGTCATTAGCAATTAAGCAATGTGTACTCTAATATCATTATCTCATTATGGAAGAAAAACCTTTAGTAGAGTAAGAGACGCTAATGTTAGAGACTTGTTcatcaatttatataatatagttaCTAGTTTCCGGCAAACTCACCAAATCGTTTTGTTATGTAATGCTCCAATTTGGATTATTGATATTACAGTTCCTGTTTTGGTTAGACAATCTTGTAACGATGTAAGAAACAACATAGCAAATtgtggaaaataaataaaagcaatACTATCCACATATTggaaatttttggttttaacacAGAGCAAATGAATCCAAAGaagttcatttttttcatgGCATTATTGGTGAGACAACAATGATCCTCCTCATAAAGAGGTCATCACTAGAGTAAAGAACACAACACAAGATAATTGCACAACAGACTGAATTTGTATTGTTGacaacataaaattaaaattaagcACATCATTTTCGTGgtttactttcttgtttcttggaactgtataaaagaatcaaatcaatcatTCTCTTATTTGTATTCTTGAAAATTAACATGACCAGTTGCTTGAGCATGTTCCACAGCTTCCTGTTTCAAGTTCAAAATTCAAGCTCTGTCTGATCTATGaaataatatcaaatgaaGAATTAAGGAGACAAAGCAATGACCTTTTGTCCAATAACTCCAATTTGGCAAACACCGCAACGTAGAGTGAAGTTTGCAGTATCTGTGTAACTCCTTTTCCTGAAACAGATAAACCAAATCACAGGCTTATTCTTGTTTCCTTCAGCCACATTCAACAAAACTATGGTTGacacttatatatattacctttGTTGGTCCTTCACTAGATTCAAAGCAAGCCCTTCAATTGATCCTATGGATCTATCTTTACCAACTGGATATATAGTCATATCAAAATCTTCCTCGGCCCCTTCAAATGGAGACAGCTGGAATATTGCAGCaatgaaattataattaagCCACCAGTTTTGGACCTTTGATTACCAAGTTATTTTTTCAATGGAGGATATATCAACTTACAGCAAGAGCATCGTAATGAAGACCGTCATAGATCAGCATAACTCTTTCGTCGTAGTTTCTCGTCTACAAAAGGGAAAAGTCCTGTCTAATACATTCCAAGGTTTTTTCTTCAGAATTTGTATGTTGGAAATGTGATGATTACCTGTCCATACAAGTCACATCGACTAGTTTGAATGTCGTAAGCTGCAATTTCTCGACCATAATAATCTGCTAATATCGAAAGCTCAATCGCACCTacacaaagcaaaagaaaacgGAAAGACACTATCAATTCAAAATGATGAACCGTACAAACATTATTAGCCATGAAAAATCATGAACAAGAGACATTTACCAACATATCTCGCCTGATACCTATAACTTAATCAATTATGGAGAATCATGTTTTACAATCTAGGAAAATATACCTCCCCACTTGTCTGGATTGAGAATCCAAGCACAATATTCTTCATTGAGCTTCCCTAGAAATGCTTCATTATATTTCTCCTTGTTGCTTGCAACTGCTGCTGCTATCACCTTATCAAGATAGCACCAAGCTAAATGTCTCAGAATTGTTTCTATTATACTCGTGAAATACTCAATTCATGTAGTAACATTCCTTCTATTCGCTATATTAAAATGGACTATATAGAACGGTATCAGTAACTTCTAAGCTTAAATACCTTATGAAGCTGATAAGCTACGAAGTAAAAGAAGCTAAACGTTGAATGAAGCTGAAGTAACTTCAACAGATCAAAGAATGCTAAAAGATATGAACAAACCTGTCTGAGCTCAGGAGCTTTGTTTTTGTCCTTGTCCATGACATAACTGTAGAAGAGAAACCtcaaagataaagaaacacaagcctcaaaaacattcttcttgacttaaaaaaaaagcttattaTTACCCGATTGCATTGAAGAGACAACTGTTATCAGATGGTATAACTCTTCTCACAATGATTCCTTCCATGTTATTATAATCTCAAACTATTTgcattccaaaaaaaaaaactcaattaatCAAGAATTTGTCCTAATCCCAATCTtaaaaagatgatgaagagtgTTGATCCGATCTAATTCTAAGAATCGATTGGAACCAAATCAGATCCATAAGCaaaagcatcatcatcaaaacaacaagaacTATAAAGGATAAATTTTTTGCAAAAGTAAAGTATAAAGATTGATTCTTGAGAATACCCAGATGAAGATGAACACCAAACGCGATGAAAGCAAACaacttttgaatataaaacaaagTTGGGTTCTTGGTTTTGAAGGAATAGActagagagaaacaaaatccaGAAATGGGaagataaaactcaaaattccAACCTAAAAGGGAAGATGAAAATTGGATCCACCAAAACCCAATGTGAATGAAAAGGAAAGTTAGATAAGAAGAACTCACCGTTGGGCAAGAGATCTGATTTTTggaattcaaaaaaaaagaactaaataaaaatcgtaattatgttcaaaaacaaaaaaatgtaattttgcgttggaacaaagaaaaatattataatcttttttactttttgttggaTGTTGTTAAATAGaatttctctaaaataaattttcagttgattttacatttatttttataaaattattcaaatttattaagttCATAAATAATCTTTAGTAAGTTTTAtttgtgacattttttttttcttttcattttttactcttttattcTTGAGAAATTGATAAAAACTAATTGACCAGTTAACAAATACTATTGATAAGATTTTTTGGTTAAGTCTTTCTTCTTATAAGGCCAAAAGCTTCTGAGCTTGTCATGAGTAAACTAGCAATCTTGGTGGTTATGCATTGCGAGTAGCTCACTTTGATAATGGTTATCGAAATCTAAACCAGTAACGAAGCATTGAGAAAATCATTTAGTAAACCAATCTCTAGTTaagtaaaacaattttgttaataaaaattcatgAGGTACAAGTAAAACAAGTTCTAGTTGAAGTAAGaaacttttaaagaaaaattcccTAAGGACATTCGATCCTTACACCAAACAGCATAAACCCTCCTTTGTTCTCCtctgatttggtttctttatcttctaaCATGGAGCTAACcaagttttctgttttctttactTGCACTGAACTGTCATGAACCGTCATACTTACTTCCTCAGCTACCACGGAACCGTTGTCTGAAAAGCAATGAACATCGATCATCAAGAAGTTCTTTCTTTGACCTTCTAATGTCTTCACATTGTTCGGGACATCGCAAGTGTAGAAGGCAATAACATCCTTCTCCTTGagattcttctccttcacgAAACTATTCCATCCTCTGGTGAAGACAAAGCTCTGGCTACTTTTCCAGTAACAATACCTAAACTTCCATTGTCTCATTGCTCTGTCGTAAAACACAACCTCCACATCTTCCACAGATCCTACTATTTCACCCTCTTCTTTCTCGCTTTGATCAGCGCTTATGAAAGGCATATACTTCACTGCATACTTTTTAGGTATCACAAGCCTATTTAGTTTCCCTACATCGCTCGGTGTCAATTCCTTCTGAAAAAGCTGTGTGCAAGAAAAACACTTGTCTGATTCTTGATTCACTTCTCCTCGGGCTTGTTTTGGTCCCCCGATGTTGATACTCGCAACAATCTGAGATCTGATTCTGAGAAAATCTCTGAATTTGTGTTGGTACGAACCGTCTCTGATCATGTTCAACACAGTCTCTGTTGTGTAGCAATTTTGAAAGTCTGGTTCGTTGAGAGTGATTGTAGACCAAGGGAAGTTCCGGTGCGAGTTAGCGTCAAAGCTTCGGAGTTTGATAGATGCACTATCGTAAGCCGTGGCGGCTTCATCAGCGGATTTGAAAGTTCCAAGCCAAATCCTTTTGTGGTCTGCGTAAATCTGGGCACCCCAATGACCGTTCTGTTGCTGAACGACTCCTTTGTACTTGACATTGCCAGAAGCCACAACCGTCTTTGGTGAAGACGAAACCACTAGGGCGTTTTCTGGTTCGTCATCAAGTCTCATGCGTTTCTTGAGAGGCAAGAAAGAGTCGCTTGAACCTGAAGACACTGAAGTCTCCGTCTTTGCGTCGTCGATGTTGTTCATTAgaattcaagaaacagagtagtAGAAAGATacgagagacagagaaagagaagcgAAACAAAACGATGAAGAAATATGAGGAACAGAGAGAGAACTATATAAAGAGAGCAAATCGTGGGAGCAAATTGTGTTTCTTAATCTTGTTGTTTCTTGCGGTGCTTGAGTATTTATCAAGTTatcattttccattttctaTTTGTTGTAGTTTCTATAATTTAGCTATGAGAGAAAATTATGGAAAGTATTGAAATTAAAGAATTTCCATGTTTCGTCGGTTCATTAATTACTTGATATATCTGATTGgataaaaaatggaaatacGTGAGAGAGCCGCTGGAAAATATCATCAAGTAActtattagggttttatgtTTACCCTAATTTTATCATTCATTAACAAAACGTTTCTCATCTCATGTGgttgagtattttttttatttcttcattattatttgttttccaataagtcaactaaaaacaaaagaaaaattaacaaaaatatttctctaTGTAAAAATTTAgcaagttttgagaagcagAAAAAGGTACACAGTAAATGGAAAGAATACAAAACGTACGTTTAATGATGTACAACAATTAGGCTTTTGCAATCACCACGATCACGACCAATTAGGGTTACACATCTGCTTCCGTGATGGGCAAATAAGACATCTGAGATTCCTAATTTAAAACTTcagaaatttaattttgatgagATTTCGTCTACTTGATTATACGAAAGGAAGGAATagttatgatttgatttgacttttaattttccggatttggatttttaaCTTTGAAAACTAGTGAGtattttttaaccaaatttaaCCGATCTAGATTAATTTTAACAACCACAATGATGATAAGGTTTTACAATAATCATCTACTAGCTAGTTTAGTGTCTCTACACGAATTTTCTCTCTTGGAGGcttgatattttcttagtcactttttttctttttgttttttgtttgttgtgcACACTATAAATAGAAGAGGgaccttttttttatcttgaatgatagaagaaacagagaattagggtttcatcTAATCTGCCATAGTTATGGATCCGCAGGTGGTGGTCGATAAGAAATCTGAGGAGCCTGATCTGAAGCGTCAGAagctggaggaggaggaggaggaggattgCGAAGAGATGTCTTCGTACAGCGAGTCGACGTGTAGTTTCGATTCGGAAGATGAACGATTGGTCGAAGAAGAATACCAAAGAAGCGGGGTATGTAGTTGTAATGATCCACCAATCTCTCCTTCGCTTCTTACTTTTTCGAATTGAGATTTTGTCTGTGATTTCAAAAGCATTATGTCGGCTTCTCTCATGAATGTGATTGTTGTCTGTAGTATTACGACTTTGACACCACGAAACAAAGACGCCTTGTGTTTTGCTATCCTGTTATCTTCGAGGATAGTGACGTTGCTCATAAACCCGAAACCGACGGAGATTTGGTTCATAGATTATCCAAGATTGCTCTTCAGAAATACAATGATGATAAGCTGGAAAATCTTGAACTTGTGAGAGCTGTCAAGGCTAATCGGAAATATGGAGCCGGATTCATTTTCTACATCACCTTCGAGGCCAAGGATGCTAATTCTCACACTGACCCCATTACTTTTCAAGCTGCCGTTCGCTACCTTCGAGGGATTGAAACGGTCTACCGTGTCCACCCTAAACCATTATTAGATTCGTAAGCTCTAAAATTTTCCCATCCTACTAAGTTTAAGTTGTTATTGATATGTGTTTTGgtaaaatcttgtttttttttgtgtgtttactGTTTAGGACCAAGTAGTGGCAGATGTAACGGGATGTTCCTTTGTATAATGACATTCTACTCAACTTTCTATTTATCTGCAAACTTCTTTACCGTTTCTGGGATAAACTTATGCATCTTTTACTCTCGTACCATTAAGCTGTGTGTATCTTTAACTTCTATTGCGACAAGttgtttactttgttttgtaaagatttttgGTAGCTTGTATCTTTTATTGGTTACACCTAGCGAGAATTGTCCTCCTGTTGGAGACACCATGGCAACACAGGTAAATCCTGTTGGACACAGCATGGTTCTACTGTCATTGCTAATTTGCTTCctcatctattttttcttcatttttgctGTCTTCCTTGtattggtcttcttcttcgttgtctCCCATGGTTTTACGGCTCTACTCTTTCCTGTTCTTCCCACCTTTGAAATTTTCCAGCAGTAACAACTTACACTGCGAATGAACTGGAAACCAACAGAGACTTGGTCCATCGATTGTCCACCTAAACCACGATTGTTAGATATGTAGGTAAGGTTTGAAAATTTGGTGGGAATCTTCCTGAGTAGTGTGGCCATAAACGTAGGAGCAAAGACATGAAAACGTTACTGTTGGTTATAGTATCATCACGTATTGATATGTGTTTAGGGAAGTTTTGattattcatttttctgtTCATCGATAGTAGGTCCATCCTCCATGAGCCATGAAACTTTTGTTGATGATTATATactatattagaaaaaaagtgGCATATGGAGGGTAAACAAGAACTTGAACCTATCCTTCCTCGCtctcttttgaatattttgtggTATTTTATGTTAAGAAATTCACTAAGAACCCCCAATTTTTAGAATAATGCTGATTTTTAACGATTTCAACTAGTATGCACAAAAGAAAATCGATAAAAGTTCAAAGCAGAAATTTAAAAGgcacaaaagaagaattacTATATCACGTTACAAAATTTAGACAGACTCTAAAAGCGACCTTCATCGACTCTTTTCAATCGGCCATAACATTGAGGGAGGCTCTATTTCAAATGAAGCGGCTGAGCTATCAGGGTGTCATATTTTGCGAGGACTCGAATATCTTATATGGTCACTTGGAGAGGGCAATAGAACAGCGCCAAAAATCATATGGACCGTTGGAAATTCAAGGATACATTAAAGATATAATGATCATGGCAAAGGTTTCTTATAGATTTATGCGCGTTAATGGGAAGGAGAACACAATGGCGTACATATTAGCTAAGAAGGCTAGACAACAAAACTGGAAAATCTGgccaaagaaaattaaaaaagtcacaaaagaaattgacttgtcttgttaaaaaaattgtcaatttAATTTCACGAACAAACTAAACTCCACAGCTGCCCCAAAAAGCCGACCTTTAGAGATCCCTCCACTACTTTgtaacttcttcttccccaactTTTCATGATTCTTCTGCAATTCAACTTTCCAAACAATCATTTGTTCTAAATCTCTTAAACACAAATCTTTGCTTGATTAACCAAGTTCGTTGTCCTTAGTTGCTGAATTGTAGCCTATACGTCTTCTAGTATAAAcccacccaaaaaaaagatcaaacctttgcttatttctctgttttatatCCCTGATTCTCTGCAAATTTTCACGAAAGGTTCGATCTTTGGTCTCTGGGTCGTGATATTTTGAGCTTATTTAGCTAAAGCAAAGACGAACGGGCAATGGGGAATTGCTTAGCCAAGAAATACGGATTGGTGATGAAACCACAACAAAATGGTGAAAGATCAGTTGAGATCGAGAACAGAAGAAGGAGCACCCACCAAGATCCGTCTAAAATATCCACCGGAACGAATCAACCACCACCTTGGCGGAATCCAGCGAAACACAGTGGTGCTGCAGCTATACTCGAGAAGCCGTACGAAGACGTGAAACTGTTCTACACTTTGAGCAAAGAATTGGGTCGAGGCCAGTTTGGAGTAACGTATCTGTGCACAGAGAAGTCGACGGGGAAGAGATTCGCTTGCAAGTCGATTTCcaagaagaaacttgtgaCGAAAGGTGATAAAGAAGATATGAGGAGAGAGATTCAGATTATGCAGCATTTGAGTGGACAACCTAACATTGTTGAGTTTAAAGGAGCTtatgaagatgagaaagcTGTGAATTTGGTTATGGAGCTTTGTGCTGGTGGTGAATTGTTCGATAGGATTTTAGCAAAGGGACATTACAGTGAGAGAGCAGCTGCTTCTGTTTGTAGACAGATTGTTAATGTTGTCAATATTTGTCATTTCATGGGTGTGATGCATAGAGACTTAAAGCCTGAGAATTTCTTGTTATCTAGCAAAGATGAGAAGGCTCTTATCAAAGCCACTGATTTCGGATTATCAGTCTTTATCGAAGAAGGTATATTACATCTTTTGTTGTATTGGTGATATGTCTTTTGGAATTGGTTCATTCATGATGGTTTATTTTGCAGGGAGAGTGTATAAAGATATAGTTGGGAGTGCATATTATGTTGCTCCTGAAGTTTTGAAGCGGAGATATGGTAAAGAAATCGATATATGGAGTGCTGGAATTATACTATACATTCTACTTAGTGGTGTGCCTCCGTTTTGGGCTGGTAAATGCGATGAAATTATCGGTTATTtcgattcatatatatttgagaaGAATGTAGTTGCATGTGTGTATGAGTATGGATTGTTGGCTTTGGGAATGTAGAAACGGAGAAAGGGATATTTGATGCTATATTGGAAGGTGAAATCGACTTTGAATCCCAACCTTGGCCCTCAATTTCCAATAGTGCTAAAGATTTGGTACGTAGAATGTTGACACAAGATCCGAAAAGACGGATTTCTGCTGCTGAAGTTCTTAGTAAGTAAACGATCTTATTCTTTGTTGGTTATGGTAACTTCTTGTATACTTACTTGAATGTTGACAATATGGTTGATGTTTTACCTTTTGAAGAGCATCCATGGCTAAGAGAAGGTGGAGAAGCATCGGATAAGCCTATTGATAGTGCTGTTCTCTCAAGGATGAAGCAATTTAGAGCGATGAATAAACTAAAGAAACTTGCTTTAAAGGTTAGATCAAAGATTCTACACCTTGTTGCCAGATTTGACAGTCCTTTGTACCTTTCATCTTACAGATTGATTTTGACACAGGTCATTGCGGAGAACATTGACACGGAAGAAATACAAGGCTTAAAGGCGATGTTTGCTAATATAGATACAGACAATAGTGGTACTATCACATACGAAGAATTGAAAGAAGGATTAGCCAAACTGGGATCAAGACTCACTGAAGCTGAAGTGAAACAGCTCATGGATGCTGTAAGTTTTGATCAAGACAAGATCGTTCATTTACTTCTTGAATGTTTAAAAACTCCTATTCGGGTTTTTGTGATTCAGGCTGACGTTGATGGAAATGGGTCAATAGATTACATTGAGTTTATTACTGCAACAATGCATAGACATAGGCTTGAAAGTAATGAGAACGTTTACAAAGCCTTCCAACATTTTGACAAAGATGGGAGTGGGTAAGTGATCTTTCTTTTGGTATGAATCATTTTGCAATGTAAATAGATTTGTTAGCAATGATTGATGAGACTATTACTGAAAATGTGTTTAATAGATACATTACGACAGACGAGCTAGAGGCTGCTTTGAAGGAATATGGAATGGGAGATGATGCTACTATCAAAGAGATTTTGTCTGATGTCGACGCTGATAATGTAAAAGCCAAAAGATTAAAGCTCTTCGCCCTTGTAAcgtttttcgttttctttctctgacctcaaattttgtttcttgttacaGGACGGTAGAATCAACTATGACGAGTTTTGTGCTATGATGAGAAGTGGGAATCCACAACAACCAAGATTGTtctaacatattttatttgtcttctgTCTGAATCTAATCAAAAAAGACAAGAGTggtattattattgttgtttagGCAAAAATTTAAGgttgaaaagagagagagagagatgattgctttcatttattttggtaCTGCTAAACTGGTCATCTCATTTGGTTTGAAGGACCAATAAAAGTATATAACAGAGGAAGATAACACAATGTAAGTAGATTACAAGTAGTGGACCACATAGCTAGatgtatatttaaattatactGATTTTTTCTCCCAGTTCAATCTTTCTTGGAGGATTAGATTTGCTAATACATATATCACAAGTGTTAACAAATCTAGTGATCAGTCATGAGACTTAAGGTCCATTTCTACTTGATGAATGGTCCACTGCATATTTTCCAGTTTCTGCAAAACCATGAAAGCTCTCATTATAATTCGTGTTGTTGTATTCCCACaagtcaaatcaaatttagaaGGTGAAATGACTTAAGTAATGACTTGCTTGTACCTTAACAATGTCATGGTACTGTCTGGCAATTGTATCAAAATGCGGATCTACTCCTTGATATTCTCTAAGCCGAGTAACCTGTGTGTCATTTCGCAGGCTCGGTTAATTAATCGGGAGTAAAATGCCAATGAAGACTGAACAAAAGGGTTTAGTGCTAAGCAATGTAAGAGAGGATAAAGACACAAACCGCTTTGTTGTATGCAGCTGAAGCTTCCTCGGTAGCCTCGACTAGATAATTcctaaaaaaatacaataatgcTTGGAGGTGAGAGACGGGGTCATGGATTTATCAAATAC
This sequence is a window from Arabidopsis thaliana chromosome 1 sequence. Protein-coding genes within it:
- the CPK33 gene encoding calcium-dependent protein kinase 33; translated protein: MGNCLAKKYGLVMKPQQNGERSVEIENRRRSTHQDPSKISTGTNQPPPWRNPAKHSGAAAILEKPYEDVKLFYTLSKELGRGQFGVTYLCTEKSTGKRFACKSISKKKLVTKGDKEDMRREIQIMQHLSGQPNIVEFKGAYEDEKAVNLVMELCAGGELFDRILAKGHYSERAAASVCRQIVNVVNICHFMGVMHRDLKPENFLLSSKDEKALIKATDFGLSVFIEEGRVYKDIVGSAYYVAPEVLKRRYGKEIDIWSAGIILYILLSGVPPFWAETEKGIFDAILEGEIDFESQPWPSISNSAKDLVRRMLTQDPKRRISAAEVLKHPWLREGGEASDKPIDSAVLSRMKQFRAMNKLKKLALKVIAENIDTEEIQGLKAMFANIDTDNSGTITYEELKEGLAKLGSRLTEAEVKQLMDAADVDGNGSIDYIEFITATMHRHRLESNENVYKAFQHFDKDGSGRARGCFEGIWNGR